From Demequina capsici, one genomic window encodes:
- a CDS encoding glycerophosphodiester phosphodiesterase family protein: MRERHPYLGESGSIVALAHRGFSREGLENSMKAFQAAVDLGFRYVETDAHGTADGVAVALHDASLDRTTDRVGLVSSLPSSEVLGARIGGVEPVPLLEDVLGTWPELRVNIDVKAVSGIGPVADAIERTGSHARVCVASFSARRRVATLKRLSRPVATSAGTSEAAGFFAVGALGRGVGAALRRVDLLQIPAQMGRTTLLTSRHVTAAHRVGREVHVWTVNETAEMTRLLEMGVDGLVSDRADLLRDVLIARGSWS; this comes from the coding sequence ATGCGTGAGCGTCACCCGTATCTGGGCGAGAGCGGCTCCATCGTCGCACTCGCTCATCGAGGCTTCTCCCGCGAGGGGCTCGAGAACTCGATGAAGGCGTTCCAGGCGGCGGTCGACCTGGGCTTCCGCTACGTCGAGACCGACGCTCACGGCACCGCGGACGGCGTCGCCGTCGCCCTGCACGACGCGTCGCTCGACAGGACCACTGACCGCGTCGGGCTGGTGTCCTCCCTCCCGTCCTCAGAGGTGCTCGGTGCGCGGATCGGCGGCGTGGAGCCGGTGCCGCTGCTGGAGGACGTGCTCGGCACCTGGCCCGAGCTCCGGGTGAACATCGACGTCAAGGCGGTCTCCGGCATCGGACCCGTGGCCGACGCGATCGAGAGGACCGGCTCCCACGCACGCGTGTGCGTCGCGTCGTTCTCGGCTCGCCGGCGGGTGGCGACGCTCAAGCGGCTCAGCCGCCCTGTCGCCACCTCGGCGGGCACATCCGAGGCCGCCGGGTTCTTCGCAGTCGGCGCGCTGGGACGCGGCGTGGGCGCCGCGCTGCGCCGGGTGGACCTGCTGCAGATTCCCGCACAGATGGGCCGCACCACCCTGCTCACGTCACGTCACGTCACCGCCGCGCACCGCGTGGGCCGCGAGGTCCACGTATGGACGGTCAACGAGACCGCCGAGATGACGCGGCTGCTAGAGATGGGCGTCGACGGCCTCGTGAGCGACCGTGCGGACCTGCTCCGCGACGTGCTGATCGCGCGCGGCTCATGGAGCTGA
- the der gene encoding ribosome biogenesis GTPase Der, with translation MTDFDELGPGETELPVPHESDPAESLDEIREAALRAGLEAYDLTEEDLAALEGDAAPVVEEALPTLAIIGRPNVGKSTLVNRIIGKRLAVVEDRPGVTRDRVNYRAEWAGRDFMLLDTGGWEKNVTGIDLSVAQAAEAAIELSDAIILVVDATVGATSTDEQVVRLLRKSGKPVVLAANKVDGPQGELEAAALWNLGLGEPYAISALHGRGTGDLLDAALAILPTEMPQVEVPEDMPRRIALVGRPNVGKSSLLNKLAGENRVVVHDVAGTTRDPVDETVEIDGRPFVLVDTAGIRRRVHQTKGADFYASLRTQTAIERAEIALVLLDASAPLTEQDTRVISQVVDAGRSMVLVFNKWDLVGEDERFLLERSIEQDLVQLRWAPRVNLSARTGWHTNRLMPAVDLALSSWDQRVSTGRLNTFLGELVAEHPHPVRSGKQPKILFGTQASTRPPRFVLFSSGFLDPTYRRFIERRLRENFGFEGTPIQISVRVREKRKKR, from the coding sequence ATGACCGACTTCGACGAGCTCGGCCCGGGTGAGACCGAGCTTCCGGTTCCCCATGAGTCCGATCCGGCCGAGAGCCTCGACGAGATCCGCGAGGCGGCGCTGCGCGCCGGCCTCGAGGCGTACGACCTCACCGAGGAGGACCTGGCGGCGCTTGAGGGCGACGCCGCACCGGTCGTCGAGGAGGCGCTCCCGACCCTTGCGATCATCGGCCGTCCGAACGTCGGCAAGTCGACGTTGGTGAACCGGATCATCGGCAAGCGGCTGGCTGTCGTGGAGGACCGCCCCGGTGTGACGAGGGACCGCGTGAACTACCGCGCCGAGTGGGCCGGCCGTGACTTCATGCTGCTCGACACGGGCGGTTGGGAGAAGAACGTCACAGGCATCGACCTGTCGGTCGCCCAGGCCGCCGAAGCCGCGATCGAGCTCTCGGACGCGATCATCCTGGTGGTCGACGCGACCGTCGGCGCCACCTCGACCGACGAGCAGGTGGTGCGCCTGCTGCGCAAGTCCGGCAAGCCGGTGGTCCTTGCGGCGAACAAGGTCGATGGACCCCAGGGAGAGCTCGAGGCGGCTGCCCTCTGGAACCTCGGCCTCGGCGAGCCGTATGCGATCAGCGCGCTGCACGGTCGCGGCACCGGCGACCTGCTCGACGCGGCGCTGGCGATCCTTCCGACGGAGATGCCCCAGGTGGAGGTGCCTGAGGACATGCCGAGGCGCATCGCCCTGGTGGGCAGGCCGAACGTGGGCAAGTCCTCGCTGCTGAACAAGCTCGCGGGCGAGAACCGCGTCGTGGTCCACGACGTCGCCGGCACGACCCGCGATCCGGTCGACGAGACCGTGGAGATCGACGGGCGCCCGTTCGTCCTGGTGGACACCGCCGGCATCCGGCGTCGCGTGCACCAGACCAAGGGTGCGGACTTCTACGCCTCGCTTCGCACGCAGACCGCGATCGAGCGCGCCGAGATCGCGCTGGTCCTGCTCGACGCGTCGGCGCCGTTGACGGAGCAGGACACGCGGGTGATCTCGCAGGTCGTCGATGCGGGCCGATCCATGGTCCTCGTCTTCAACAAGTGGGACCTGGTGGGCGAGGACGAGCGCTTCCTGCTGGAGCGGAGCATCGAGCAGGACCTCGTGCAGCTGCGGTGGGCTCCCCGCGTGAACCTTTCGGCGCGCACGGGCTGGCACACGAACCGTCTGATGCCAGCGGTGGATCTGGCGCTCTCCAGCTGGGATCAGCGTGTGTCGACGGGACGCCTGAACACCTTCCTCGGCGAGCTGGTGGCGGAGCATCCGCACCCGGTGCGCTCAGGCAAGCAGCCCAAGATCCTCTTCGGCACTCAGGCGTCGACTCGTCCGCCGCGCTTCGTGCTGTTCTCCTCCGGGTTCCTCGATCCCACGTACCGTCGATTCATCGAGCGGCGCCTGCGCGAGAACTTCGGTTTCGAGGGCACGCCGATCCAGATCTCGGTGCGTGTCAGGGAGAAGCGCAAGAAGCGCTGA
- a CDS encoding lysophospholipid acyltransferase family protein — MSGRQVPSRWGPRWSRWVGRFMAKVLWRTEVRHLDRLPRSGPVIVVANHVGIADGPLLHGVIPRGSHFLIGGHMMEGLLGRILRVAQQIKVEGGGRQALAQAYEVLKRGDVVGVFPEGTRGGGTAESVHGGAAWLALRTGAPVVPVAILGTRLPGESVSAWPELRRRMLMDFGEATSLDTPQELKGRARQDWADQRVGEILRDHLAAVLPTTDLELPRDDPRAERAANEAQEAE, encoded by the coding sequence GTGAGCGGTCGTCAGGTGCCGAGCCGCTGGGGTCCTCGATGGTCCCGGTGGGTCGGTCGCTTCATGGCGAAGGTGCTGTGGCGCACCGAGGTGCGCCACCTGGATCGGTTGCCACGATCGGGGCCGGTGATCGTCGTGGCAAACCATGTGGGCATCGCGGACGGACCGTTGCTCCACGGCGTCATCCCACGCGGGTCGCACTTCCTGATCGGCGGCCACATGATGGAGGGCCTGCTCGGCAGGATCCTGCGGGTCGCGCAGCAGATCAAGGTCGAGGGCGGAGGGCGCCAGGCCCTCGCGCAGGCGTACGAGGTCCTGAAGCGTGGCGATGTCGTGGGCGTCTTCCCCGAGGGCACGCGCGGTGGAGGAACAGCGGAGTCGGTCCACGGGGGTGCCGCATGGCTCGCGCTGCGCACCGGAGCCCCTGTCGTTCCGGTCGCGATCCTGGGCACCAGGCTCCCTGGAGAGTCGGTCAGCGCGTGGCCGGAGCTGAGGCGACGTATGCTTATGGACTTCGGTGAGGCGACTTCGCTCGACACACCCCAGGAGCTGAAGGGCCGCGCCCGGCAGGACTGGGCGGATCAGCGCGTGGGCGAGATCCTTCGGGATCACCTCGCCGCAGTCCTTCCCACGACGGACCTCGAGCTTCCGAGGGACGATCCGCGCGCCGAGCGCGCCGCGAACGAAGCCCAGGAGGCAGAATGA